The stretch of DNA GACGTGATTATTGTCAACTACGCCAACGGTGACATGGTCGGCCATACCGGCGTGTTTGACGCGGCCGTGAAGGCGGTGGAATGCCTGGACCACTGTATGGGTCGCATTGTCGAGGCGCTCGACAAGGTCGGCGGCGAGGCGTTAATCACTGCTGACCACGGTAACGTCGAGCAGATGGAAGATGCGATGACCGGCCAGGCCCATACCGCGCATACCTGCGAACCGGTGCCGTTCATTTATTACGGCAAGCGCCCGCTGAGAATCCGCGAGGGTGGCGTACTCGCCGACGTGGCCCCAACCATGTTGACGCTGCTTGGCCTGCCGGTGCCCGCCGAAATGACCGGGCGCTCCGTTGTCGAGCTGGAAAGCTAGTAACGACGCGGACAACCGGAAGCCAGGCGCAGCTCGTCACTCGCTTGGCCTCCGCTGCTTGGGGCTTCAAGCCACAGGCGGCGTTTTTAGGCATACTACGGCGGTCAAAAATCTTCCGGTTTGTCCTTTCATGCCTCGTATTCTTCTCGCATTCACGCTTTTCTGTCTGCTGGGTTCGGCCATGGCGGACGAACGCGCCGACGCCCGCAAACAGATCGAGGCGGCACGCAAAGACGTGGCAGAGCTACAACGTCTGCTCAAGCAGATAGAACAAGAGAAATCTGCAGTCCAGAAGCAGCTGCAAACGACCGAAAGCGAGATGGGTCAGCTGGAAAAGCAGGTGGACTCGCTGCAACAGGAGATCGACCGCAGCGAAGCGGAGCTGGAACGCCTCAACGACGAGAAGACCACCCTCGAAGGCGCCCGCATTGAACAGCAGCGTCTGATCGGAATTCAGGCACGCGCGGCCTACCAGAGCGGTCGCCAGGAATACCTCAAGCTACTTCTCAACCAGCAGAATCCGGAGAAATTCAGTCGCTCCCTGACCTACTACGACTACCTCAGCAAGGCTCGTTTCGAGCAAGTTGAGCGTTTCAACGAAACCCTAAGCCAACTGGCCAAGGTCGAAGCCGGTATCGAAGCACAACAGGCAGTGCTCGCCGAGCAGCAGGATGGATTGCAGGAGCGCCGCGCCCAGCTGGCCGAGGTCCGCAAGGAACGTCAACTGGCGCTGGCCAAGCTTGACCGTGATCTCTCCAGTCGCGACCAGAAACTCAAGGCCCGCAAGCAAGAACAGGCACAGCTTGAGCGTGTCCTCAAAACCATTGAACAGACGCTTGCACGCCAAGCGCGTGAAGCCGAGCAGGCACGCCAGCAAGCACTGGCGCAGGCAAGGGAAGAACAGGCGCGCCAACGGCAAGCCAGTGGCCCAGACTCAACGCCGTCCGGCCCGATCGCTTCAAGCGCGGGCGGCAATTTTGGTGGCCCATTCGCCAGCGCGAAGGGCAAGCTACCCTGGCCGGTCGATGGACGGCTCGTCGCGCGCTACGGCACTCCACGCGGCGGAGACGCTCGAACCAAGTGGGACGGCGTGCTGATCGGCGCCGATGTCGGTACGCAGGTGCGTGCCGTGCATGGTGGACGCGTGGTATTTGCCGACTGGTTGCGTGGTGCCGGACTGCTGGTGATCCTTGATCACGGTAACGGTTACTTGAGCCTGTACGGGCACAACCAGAGCCTGCTGCGTGACGCGGGAGAAATCGTCAAGGCGGGTGATCCCATTGCTACTGTAGGAACCAGTGGCGGGCAGGAATCGGCCGCACTGTATTTCGCCATTCGCCAACAAGGTCGCCCAAGCGACCCGGCACAATGGTGTCGTGCGCAAGGATAAGAGCCGATTCGGCTACTAGCGCGCCCCTCACAACTGGAGTCAAACATGCTGCACCTGCGCCGTTTCGCCCACCCTTCCACCCTGGCCCTGACCATTATGCTGGGGATGTACGGTAGCGCCTGGGCGCAGCAACCGCCCCCAGAGGTGATAACGGAGCCCGTCACACTGGGCACCTCAAGCAACAAGGCGCCGCTGCCGCTAGACGAGCTGCGTACCTTTGCCGAGGTGCTGGACCGAATCAAGGCAGCGTATGTCGAGCCAGTCGACGACAAGACCCTACTCGAGAACGCCATCAAAGGCATGCTCAGCAATCTCGATCCCCATTCGGCCTATCTGGAGCCCGAAGCGTTTGCCGAGCTTCAGGAAAGCACCAGCGGCGAGTTTGGCGGCCTCGGGATTGAGGTCGGCATAGAAGACGGATTCATCAAGGTGGTCTCGCCTATCGATGACACACCGGCGTCCAAGGCCGGCATCGAGGCCGGCGATCTCATCGTCAAGATCGATGGCAAGCCAACCAAAGGCATGTCAATGATGGATGCGGTCGGCATGATGCGCGGCAAGCCAGGAAGCGACATTTCCCTCTCGCTGGTACGCGAGGGTGGCAAGCCATTCACGGTCAAGCTCACCCGGGCCGTGATCAAGGTCAATAGCGTCAAGAGCCAGATGCTCGAACCCGGCTATGGCTATCTGCGCGTCACCCAGTTCCAGATCAACACCGGTGAAGAAGTTGGCAAGGCACTGGCGCAGCTGCGTAAGGAGAATGGCAAAAAGCTCAACGGACTGGTGCTCGATCTGCGCAACAACCCCGGCGGTGTGCTGCAAGCCGCCGTGGAAGTGTCCGATCATTTCCTCACCGACGGCCTGATCGTCTATACGAAAGGGCGCATCGCCAATTCCGAACTGCGCTTCAATGCCGACCCGGTCGATGCCAGCGAAGGGGTTTCGCTGGTCGTACTGATCAATGGGGGCAGCGCCTCCGCTTCCGAGATTGTTGCCGGTGCCTTGCAGGATCAGAAGCGCGGCGTCGTGATGGGGACTGACAGTTTCGGCAAGGGCTCCGTACAGACCGTACTGCCGCTGAACAATGACCGTGCGCTTAAGCTCACCACGGCGCTCTACTACACGCCGAATGGCCGCTCCATCCAGGCGCAGGGCATCGAGCCGGACATTCAAGTGACACGCGCCAAGCTGACCCGTGAGCAAACCGTCGAAGGCGTTCGTGAAGCGGATCTTGCCGGTCACTTGGGCAACGGCAACGGCGGCCCGGAACGCCCTACCAGCACACCGATCGCCAGCGACTCGCCACGACCGCAAGACGAGGACTTCCAACTCGGCCAGGCGCTGAATCTGCTCAAGGGACTGAACCTCACCCGCGGCCAGTAGTGGTGCGCCGCGCTGCAATCCTCCTGCTGCTGGCAGTCGTAGCACCACTGCTGGCGCGCGCGGGCGAGTTCGAGTCCAACACCGTTACAGACGCTGAGCATCGCGCGGCCATCGCGCGAATGCCGAAGCTGGCGGTGGTGATCGATGATTTGGGGCAACATTCCACGTTGGATGCCCGTGTTCTGGCTTTACCCGGCCCCGTGGGCATGGCAATCCTTCCGGATAGCCGCCATGCCACCACGCTGGCCGAACGGGCCAGCGCTGCGGGCAAAACGGTCATGCTGCATCTGCCCATGGCGCCCGCCGGCGGTCCCTACGCCTGGCACCCACGGCTCGGGCAGGTCGAGCTTTTAAGCCGTCTGAACCAAGCGCTCGCGAAAGTCCCCAATGCCAGCGGCGTCAATAACCACATGGGCAGCCAGATGACTGATCAGCGCCAGTCGATGGGCTTTCTGATGAGCGAACTGCAGCAAAGGCACTTGTTCTTTCTCGACAGCCGAACTAATCGCGAAACGGTTGCCGGGGCCTCGGCGCAAGCGATCGGTCTGGCCAGTGTGTCACGCGATGTTTTCCTCGATAACGATCCCAGCCCCGACGCGGTAGCGGCCCAGTTCCAAGCAGCCTTGCGGCTGGCCCGCATGCAGGGTTCAGCGATTATCATCGGTCATCCTTATCCGAGCACTCTCGCGCTGCTTGAGGAGCAACTGCCACGCCTGCATGCCCAGGGGATCGACTGGATCGATCTCGGCCAGATGATCGCTACCCGAAGCAACCGTGCGATGGCTGCGCACGGTGCGGATGGCATCTACCGCGTCTCACGTCAGAGATAGCGACGCATGATGGCGTCGATGGCGCCGTCGGCCTTCATCTCGTTCAAAGCTTTTTGCAGCCGTGTCACCACCTCGTCGGGTGTCTGCTTGTTCAGGGCAAGAAACAACTGCGCGTCGTTGAAGCGTAATACGGTGGTGAGACCAGCCACGCCTTCCTGCTTGGCAAGGTAGGGCCCTACCGGATCGGTCGTCGCCCATAGGTCTATCTGGCCTTTGAGCAGCTTGCCGATGTTCTCCTGGTCGCGCAGTGAGTTGAGCGGTTCGAAACCTTTGCTTTCAAGATGCTGGCTGACCGCATCGTTCTTGTACGCACCGATTCGATACTGTCCCGCCTGTTCTAATGAACTCAAACGCAACGGGCTGCCGGGTGGCGCCAGCAGGACCCAACCCGTACTGGCGAGCGGGCCGACCCATTTGAACAGCGGTTCGCGCTCCGGCGTATAGGTTGTTGAGAAGAGCCCCTGGTTAGGTTGTTCCAGCACCTGGTTATAGATGCGCTCCCAGGGAAAACGCAGCGTCAGGCTGTAGGAAATACCTGCACGCTTGAACATCTCACGGGCGATGTCCGCATTGATCCCGCTGATGTTCTGTTCCGCGGCGTAGTTTTTGCCGTCCGCCGCCATGTTGAAAGGTGGAAAGTTCTCGGTCAGCAAGACCATCTTGTAGTCGTCAGGCAGCGCTGCCCGTGCCGTCGTCGCCAGCAGCATTAGCAACACAGCTGTAATAAGTCGTCCCATCATGTCCCCCTGTCAACAAATGCTCCTGAACAGCAACCGTGTGCTACGGATGCCGTCTTTAGGGTTTAGCAACTTGTGAACCAAGCACGGGGTGAGCATCGCTTGAATGCGACGCGTCGCACATTGTGAGGATCAATCAACGAGTTTGGATGGGGTGCACAAGCAGTCCGAGCGCGCCTGGGACCGGCCATGCACGGAGGCTGACGCACCAGGACGGCGCGTCAGCCTATCGATATCGACTAGCGAAGATGCAGCGCGCTGATGAAGCGCATCGGCGTACGTTACAGGTAGCGGCCGGTGATGGTGTCGAACGTGCCGTCAG from Pseudomonas sp. DNDY-54 encodes:
- a CDS encoding murein hydrolase activator EnvC family protein; translation: MPRILLAFTLFCLLGSAMADERADARKQIEAARKDVAELQRLLKQIEQEKSAVQKQLQTTESEMGQLEKQVDSLQQEIDRSEAELERLNDEKTTLEGARIEQQRLIGIQARAAYQSGRQEYLKLLLNQQNPEKFSRSLTYYDYLSKARFEQVERFNETLSQLAKVEAGIEAQQAVLAEQQDGLQERRAQLAEVRKERQLALAKLDRDLSSRDQKLKARKQEQAQLERVLKTIEQTLARQAREAEQARQQALAQAREEQARQRQASGPDSTPSGPIASSAGGNFGGPFASAKGKLPWPVDGRLVARYGTPRGGDARTKWDGVLIGADVGTQVRAVHGGRVVFADWLRGAGLLVILDHGNGYLSLYGHNQSLLRDAGEIVKAGDPIATVGTSGGQESAALYFAIRQQGRPSDPAQWCRAQG
- a CDS encoding S41 family peptidase; this encodes MLHLRRFAHPSTLALTIMLGMYGSAWAQQPPPEVITEPVTLGTSSNKAPLPLDELRTFAEVLDRIKAAYVEPVDDKTLLENAIKGMLSNLDPHSAYLEPEAFAELQESTSGEFGGLGIEVGIEDGFIKVVSPIDDTPASKAGIEAGDLIVKIDGKPTKGMSMMDAVGMMRGKPGSDISLSLVREGGKPFTVKLTRAVIKVNSVKSQMLEPGYGYLRVTQFQINTGEEVGKALAQLRKENGKKLNGLVLDLRNNPGGVLQAAVEVSDHFLTDGLIVYTKGRIANSELRFNADPVDASEGVSLVVLINGGSASASEIVAGALQDQKRGVVMGTDSFGKGSVQTVLPLNNDRALKLTTALYYTPNGRSIQAQGIEPDIQVTRAKLTREQTVEGVREADLAGHLGNGNGGPERPTSTPIASDSPRPQDEDFQLGQALNLLKGLNLTRGQ
- a CDS encoding divergent polysaccharide deacetylase family protein, which codes for MPKLAVVIDDLGQHSTLDARVLALPGPVGMAILPDSRHATTLAERASAAGKTVMLHLPMAPAGGPYAWHPRLGQVELLSRLNQALAKVPNASGVNNHMGSQMTDQRQSMGFLMSELQQRHLFFLDSRTNRETVAGASAQAIGLASVSRDVFLDNDPSPDAVAAQFQAALRLARMQGSAIIIGHPYPSTLALLEEQLPRLHAQGIDWIDLGQMIATRSNRAMAAHGADGIYRVSRQR
- a CDS encoding substrate-binding periplasmic protein, with protein sequence MGRLITAVLLMLLATTARAALPDDYKMVLLTENFPPFNMAADGKNYAAEQNISGINADIAREMFKRAGISYSLTLRFPWERIYNQVLEQPNQGLFSTTYTPEREPLFKWVGPLASTGWVLLAPPGSPLRLSSLEQAGQYRIGAYKNDAVSQHLESKGFEPLNSLRDQENIGKLLKGQIDLWATTDPVGPYLAKQEGVAGLTTVLRFNDAQLFLALNKQTPDEVVTRLQKALNEMKADGAIDAIMRRYL